A region of Anguilla anguilla isolate fAngAng1 chromosome 18, fAngAng1.pri, whole genome shotgun sequence DNA encodes the following proteins:
- the shld2 gene encoding shieldin complex subunit 2: MDKPKIHVFLGAPTLPLKTAPSGEPGCARWETLDLCLKGVRLQPKGKGHGAQGSDISAVGGASDEQGGADKAALAKEGPDRPNIDPVAVPDKDAPVSGNAEGERERISQPDLDPEERDFPPKKRSAVDEQDPCPEAVREYLDSCFRAPGPGTGAEPVGGEAPPRLSLEAEFLSAWTTSQALLLKGRRGLPAGSSPQGAGAPPTPPTPQNRVPAGSGSSPELYSPTSSPRGAQESSQELFHTLSERQAEGGVVLEATPEGVLCSQGSPSASPSRKPAEEAESLWASPRPGPSLRTSPRPGPSLQTSPRPGPSLRTSPRPGPSSRTSPRPDPSLRTSPRPDPSLRTSPRPDPSLRTSPRPGPSLRTSPRPGPSLRTSPTPPSAKKSRVSPTGAKTRGGQTGGACVPPQSGPTTLLGRCVARGVRYSLLVAVVYPCHLKEIKVKSGTWAGSTVPLATIVVTDQSGVDMKVVLWRTAAFWALTVYPGDLLLITGVTLNEDKWRGEVVLQSSYASRLLNLGQLTAALPPPVPQNVNGRAVKELWGHLCKKRPLLVSLPRRTVQDPHAIPYVRLRVLKPDTLVHVLVRVTHSTMVTAWRDEAESCSRAGGVQKAVLSVEQEDGHQGALVLWGSAMAWLQRIRRNQGAVWEFRVLLVKRNVATGRLELHSTPWGSCEPLFPDDRRAVEFHDRAQSKPPPASLELDLATLLSQKYSGDVEFKGQIVAFQFQGTSSQNASPPMNGDTPSRKILEAVSGDVTFNGCGRCGAELEADDNGIYRPCYPCLPRTSVRRYYRPAVLTVRDGSSEVCVQVPSSLVQKILLNTSPDKLSKTVAPSSDVRFAQVVAARLRALLSIPRDTFLLTVSSHFLCDENSVPTAQDFLLLDIRP; this comes from the exons ATGGACAAGCCGAAGATTCACGTCTTCCTAGGGGCCCCGACTCTCCCCCTCAAAACGGCTCCTAGCGGCGAGCCGGGCTGCGCTCGGTGGGAGACACTGGACCTGTGTTTGAAGGGCGTGCGGTTGCAGCCCAAGGGGAAAGGGCACGGGGCTCAGGGAAGTGACATCAGCGccgtgggcggggcctcagaCGAGCAGGGCGGGGCCGACAAAGCCGCGCTCGCCAAGGAAGGCCCGGACAGACCGAACATCGACCCGGTCGCGGTTCCGGACAAAGACGCCCCCGTTTCTGGGAACGCTGAGGGGGAACGGGAGAGAATTTCGCAGCCTGACCTAGACCCGGAGGAGAGGGacttccccccaaaaaagcgGAGCGCCGTAGACGAGCAGGACCCGTGCCCCGAGGCCGTGAGGGAGTACCTGGACAGCTGCTTTCGGGCCCCTGGGCCCGGGACGGGGGCGGAGCCCGTGGGAGgggaggccccgccccgcctgtCCCTGGAGGCGGAGTTTCTGAGCGCCTGGACCACCAGCCAGGCGCTGCTGCTgaaggggaggcggggcctgccGGCGGGGTCCAGCCCGCAGGGGGCCGGGgctcctcctactcctcctaCACCCCAAAACCGTGTGCCTGCGGGGTCAGGGAGCTCCCCCGAGCTGTACAGCCCCACCAGCAGCCCTCGGGGGGCGCAGGAGAGCTCGCAGGAGCTCTTTCACACCCTCAGCGAGAGGCAGGCGGAGGGGGGCGTGGTCCTGGAGGCCACGCCCGAGGGGGTCCTCTGTTCACAAGGCAGCCCCAGCGCCAGCCCCAGCAGAAAGCCTGCAGAGGAGGCGGAGTCACTGTGGGCCAGCCCCAGACCGGGCCCCTCCCTACGGACCTCTCCCAGACCCGGTCCCTCCCTACAGACCTCTCCCAGACCGGGCCCCTCCCTGCGGACCTCTCCCAGACCCGGCCCCTCTTCACGGACCTCTCCCAGACCGGACCCCTCCCTACGGACCTCTCCCAGACCGGACCCCTCCTTACGGACCTCTCCCAGACCGGACCCCTCCTTACGGACCTCTCCCAGACCGGGCCCCTCCCTGCGGACCTCTCCCAGACCGGGCCCCTCCCTGCGgacttctcccacacccccctctgCCAAAAAGAGCAGGGTGTCCCCCACTGGGGCTAAGACTCGGGGGGGACAGACAGGGGGGGCCTGTGTCCCGCCCCAGTCCGGACCCACCACCCTCCTGGGCAGGTGCGTGGCCAGAGGGGTGCGCTACTCCCTCCTGGTGGCCGTGGTGTACCCCTGCCACCTGAAAGAGATCAAAGTGAAGTCCGGAACGTGGGCGGGCTCCACTGTTCCCCTGGCAACCATCGTGGTCACCGACCAATCGGGTGTCGATATGAAGGTTGTCCTCTGGAGGACTGCGGCATTCTGGGCCCTGACGGTGTACCCAGGAGATTTGCTGCTTATTACAG GCGTGACGCTGAACGAGGACAAGTGGAGAGGGGAGGTGGTGCTGCAGTCCTCCTACGCCAGCAGGCTGCTCAACCTAGGCCAGCTCACTGCCGCCCTCCCGCCACCAG TCCCACAGAATGTGAATGGCCGGGCTGTGAAGGAGTTGTGGGGTCACCTGTGTAAgaagcgccccctgctggtgtcGCTCCCTCGTCGCACGGTCCAGGACCCCCACGCCATCCCGTATGTCCGCCTCAGAGTTCTGAAGCCTGACACACTGGTCCATGTCCTAGTGAGggtcacacacagcaccatggTTACAG CCTGGCGGGACGAGGCGGAGAGCTGCTCCAGGGCAGGGGGGGTGCAGAAAGCCGTGCTGAGCGTGGAGCAGGAGgacggccaccagggggcgctggtgcTGTGGGGGTCGGCCATGGCCTGGCTGCAGCGGATCCGCAGGAACCAAG gtgcagTGTGGGAGTTCCGGGTCCTCCTGGTGAAGCGAAACGTGGCCACGGGGCGCCTGGAACTGCACTCCACGCCGTGGGGGTCCTGCGAGCCCCTCTTCCCCGACGACAGGAGGGCGGTGGAGTTTCACGACCGGGCCCAATCGAAACCTCCGCCCGCCAGCTTAGAGCTAGACCTGGCAACCCTGCTGTCCCAGAAGTattcag GTGACGTGGAGTTCAAAGGGCAGATCGTGGCCTTCCAGTTTCAGGGCACCTCCTCCCAGAATGCCTCGCCGCCGATGAACGGGGACACGCCCTCGCGGAAGATTCTGGAGGCGGTGTCCGGCGACGTCACCTTCAACGGCTGCGGGCGGTGTGGCGCCGAGCTCGAAGCGGACGACAACGGGATCTACCGGCCCTGCTACCCCTGCCTGCCGCGGACCAGCGTCCGCCGCTACTACAG GCCAGCTGTGCTAACGGTGAGGGACGGGAGCAGCGAGGTCTGCGTTCAGGTTCCGTCTTCCCTTGTGCAGAAGATCCTGCTGAACACTTCCCCGGACAAACTGAGCAAGACGGTCG CTCCCTCCTCTGACGTGCGATTCGCCCAGGTGGTGGCCGCCCGGCTTCGGGCTCTGCTCTCCATCCCCCGGGACACCTTCCTGCTGACCGTGTCCAGCCACTTCCTGTGCGACGAGAACAGCGTCCCCACAGCCCAGGACTTCCTTCTGCTGGACATCCGACCTTGA